One part of the Rutidosis leptorrhynchoides isolate AG116_Rl617_1_P2 chromosome 1, CSIRO_AGI_Rlap_v1, whole genome shotgun sequence genome encodes these proteins:
- the LOC139860129 gene encoding histidine-containing phosphotransfer protein 4-like isoform X1 gives MEQNHLKKQITLTKNSLFEQGYLDEQFTQLEELQDDANPNFVEEIVTLYYSNSTRLIRNLETALENYPLDFCKLDDFMHQFKGSSSSIGAKKVKAECSQFQEFCKARNADGCIRVFQQVKQEHATLKRKLEAYFQIWRQGA, from the exons ATGGAACAAAATCACTTGAAGAAGCAGATTACCCTCACCAAAAATTCTCTCTTTGAGCAG GGTTATTTGGATGAACAATTTACCCAACTTGAGGAACTGCAAGATGATGCAAACCCCAACTTTGTGGAAGAGATTGTCACTTTGTATTACTCCAACTCAACAAGACTAATCCGCAATTTGGAGACGGCACT GGAGAATTATCCATTGGATTTTTGCAAGCTTGATGATTTTATGCATCAATTTAAGGGAAGTAGCTCAAG CATTGGTGCGAAAAAGGTGAAGGCCGAGTGCTCTCAGTTTCAAGAATTCTGCAAAGCCAGAAACGCGGATGG ATGCATTAGAGTATTTCAACAAGTGAAGCAAGAGCATGCCACTCTAAAGAGAAAGCTTGAAGCATATTTTCAG ATATGGAGACAAGGTGCATGA
- the LOC139860124 gene encoding NAC domain-containing protein 82-like encodes MAISFPLPGFRFHPTDVELVMYYLKRKLLGKKIVNAVAEVNIYDFSPWDLPGKSSLKNGDLEWFFFCPNLKRFTNGSRCNRATKTGFWKATGKDRKVKYKDRIVGSIKTLVYHILDEGKGKRTDWVMHEYKMDDEQLANAGVVQDMYVLCKVFEKSGAGPKNGAQYGAPYDEEAWNDNGGSCSGSQVTVGPGGTTNSLDYMQKDPATLNMDVSLTKPCSSTVMFSDNEGQMDVVSSDDMILEEIASLLGVSTKNNNGNNDNEGVEATNKKKGKSVVPNEDDIYADLVSLVDLDELKGAELNKFESDGTEYTISKLLSSDDLDMDLRDFYVD; translated from the exons ATGGCAATATCATTCCCCCTTCCGGGATTTCGCTTTCATCCTACTGATGTTGAATTGGTCATGTACTACCTTAAGAGGAAGTTATTGGGGAAGAAGATCGTTAACGCAGTGGCAGAGGTCAACATATATGACTTCAGTCCTTGGGATCTTCCAG GTAAATCCTCCTTGAAAAATGGCGACTTAGAGTGGTTCTTTTTCTGCCCCAACCTTAAGAGGTTTACAAACGGGTCTAGATGTAATCGCGCAACCAAAACTGGCTTCTGGAAGGCCACTGGGAAAGACAGGAAGGTTAAATACAAGGATCGAATTGTAGGTAGCATTAAGACATTGGTTTATCATATATTGGATGAAGGAAAGGGGAAAAGAACAGACTGGGTAATGCATGAATACAAAATGGACGATGAGCAGTTGGCTAATGCTGGAGTTGTTCAG GATATGTACGTGCTTTGTAAGGTTTTTGAAAAAAGCGGTGCTGGGCCTAAAAATGGGGCTCAGTATGGTGCCCCGTACGATGAGGAAGCGTGGAATGATAATGGAGGCAGCTGTTCTGGATCTCAGGTCACTGTTGGTCCAGGTGGGACTACAAACAGTTTGGATTACATGCAGAAAGATCCAGCTACATTGAACATGGATGTCTCCTTAACTAAACCATGTTCATCCACTGTCATGTTTTCTGACAACGAGGGACAGATGGATGTGGTTTCCAGTGATGATATGATACTAGAAGAAATTGCTTCACTTTTGGGGGTATCCACTAAGAATAATAATGGCAACAACGATAACGAG GGGGTTGAAGCTACCAACAAAAAGAAAGGAAAAAGTGTTGTACCTAATGAAGATGATATTTATGCCGACTTGGTGAGCCTCGTTGATTTAGACGAACTGAAAGGAGCTGAGTTAAATAAATTTGAGAGTGATGGAACTGAGTACACGATCAGCAAGCTACTCTCATCTGATGATCTTGATATGGATCTGAGAGACTTTTATGTTGATTGA
- the LOC139860129 gene encoding pseudo histidine-containing phosphotransfer protein 5-like isoform X2 has protein sequence MEQNHLKKQITLTKNSLFEQGYLDEQFTQLEELQDDANPNFVEEIVTLYYSNSTRLIRNLETALIGAKKVKAECSQFQEFCKARNADGCIRVFQQVKQEHATLKRKLEAYFQIWRQGA, from the exons ATGGAACAAAATCACTTGAAGAAGCAGATTACCCTCACCAAAAATTCTCTCTTTGAGCAG GGTTATTTGGATGAACAATTTACCCAACTTGAGGAACTGCAAGATGATGCAAACCCCAACTTTGTGGAAGAGATTGTCACTTTGTATTACTCCAACTCAACAAGACTAATCCGCAATTTGGAGACGGCACT CATTGGTGCGAAAAAGGTGAAGGCCGAGTGCTCTCAGTTTCAAGAATTCTGCAAAGCCAGAAACGCGGATGG ATGCATTAGAGTATTTCAACAAGTGAAGCAAGAGCATGCCACTCTAAAGAGAAAGCTTGAAGCATATTTTCAG ATATGGAGACAAGGTGCATGA